Proteins encoded by one window of Lathyrus oleraceus cultivar Zhongwan6 chromosome 1, CAAS_Psat_ZW6_1.0, whole genome shotgun sequence:
- the LOC127134850 gene encoding hypothetical protein At1g04090 translates to MGVNVGILCVCVVLFMAIQAIEVVAKAAPMDSILENKNIFKRKRSRPPSLSRPIDYTFKLPTAPTSWPEGKGFAGGVLDLGGLQVSQASTFRKVWGAYDGGPDNQGTSVYEPIGIPEGFSMLGSYSQPNNKPLFGYVLVAKDVSSSSANSTLKPPVDYTIVSNTASIKATQDSILYIWLPIAPNGYKALGHVVTTTPDKPPLDKIMCVRSDLTNQCGSSSWIWGSNDFNFYDGRPINRGTQAPDVRIGTFIAQNGGNTNPPSVSCLKNLNSISKIMPNQKQIEAILQVYSPTLYLHSDEEYLPSSVNWFFSNGALLYKKGEESNPVPIQQNGTNLPQDPNIDGAYWLDLPSDNANKDRVKKGNLQSAESYVHVKPMSGGTFTDIAMWIFYPFNGPGRAKVKFLDIKLGKIGEHVGDWEHVTLRVSNLDGKLWHVYFSQHGSGSWVDSSQLEFQNDSTKRPVVYASLHGHATYPHAGLVLLGKNGVGARDDTDKGRNVMDMGKFVLVSADYLGSVKEPAWLNFFRGWGPHVDYSLDDELKNVEKLLPGKLKDGFESIIRGLPKEVLAEEGPTGPKAKNNWSGDEV, encoded by the exons ATGGGTGTGAATGTGGGGATTCTTTGCGTTTGTGTTGTGCTTTTCATGGCAATTCAAGCAATAGAAGTTGTTGCTAAAGCTGCACCAATGGATTCAATTTTAG AGAATAAGAATATCTTCAAGAGAAAGCGATCACGGCCCCCGTCCCTCTCTCGCCCCATCGACTACACGTTCAAGCTTCCAACTGCACCAACTTCTTGGCCAGAAG GTAAGGGTTTTGCAGGTGGAGTCCTTGATCTGGGTGGGCTACAAGTGTCTCAAGCATCAACATTTCGCAAAGTTTGGGGTGCCTACGATGGCGGACCTGACAATCAAGGCACCTCAGTATACGAACCAATTGGAATACCGGAAGGATTCTCTATGTTAGGTAGCTACAGCCAACCCAACAACAAACCTCTTTTTGGATATGTTCTTGTGGCAAAGGATGTTTCTTCAAGTAGCGCAAATAGCACTTTAAAACCACCCGTTGATTACACAATTGTATCGAACACCGCATCCATCAAGGCTACTCAAGATTCCATTTTGTATATTTGGTTACCAATAGCGCCTAATGGCTACAAAGCTTTAGGCCACGTTGTCACCACAACACCAGACAAACCTCCCCTCGACAAAATCATGTGTGTCAGATCAGACCTGACAAATCAATGCGGGTCCTCTTCATGGATTTGGGGATCCAATGATTTCAACTTTTATGATGGCAGGCCAATCAATAGAGGAACTCAAGCTCCTGATGTTCGCATCGGCACCTTCATTGCACAAAATGGTGGGAATACTAACCCTCCATCTGTTTCATGTTTGAAGAACCTGAATTCCATTTCAAAAATCATGCCTAATCAAAAACAAATCGAGGCAATACTTCAAGTTTACTCGCCAACTCTATACCTACATTCTGATGAAGAATACTTACCTTCTTCAGTCAATTGGTTTTTCTCCAATGGAGCATTACTATACAAGAAAGGTGAAGAATCAAATCCTGTTCCAATACAACAAAATGGTACTAACCTTCCTCAGGATCCTAACATTGATGGTGCTTATTGGCTAGACCTACCTTCTGATAATGCAAACAAAGATAGAGTCAAAAAAGGAAACTTACAAAGCGCAGAATCTTATGTACATGTGAAACCAATGTCTGGAGGAACATTCACTGATATTGCAATGTGGATTTTTTACCCTTTCAATGGACCTGGAAGAGCAAAAGTAAAGTTTCTAGATATTAAACTAGGGAAAATAGGCGAACATGTTGGTGATTGGGAGCATGTGACATTAAGGGTAAGTAACTTGGATGGCAAGTTATGGCATGTGTATTTCTCACAACATGGTAGTGGTTCATGGGTTGATTCATCTCAACTTGAGTTCCAAAACGATTCAACAAAAAGACCGGTTGTTTATGCTTCTTTGCATGGCCATGCAACATATCCACATGCCGGTCTCGTTCTGCTAGGTAAAAATGGTGTAGGGGCAAGAGATGATACTGATAAAGGTAGAAATGTTATGGATATGGGAAAATTTGTGTTGGTTTCTGCAGATTATTTAGGATCGGTTAAAGAGCCAGCATGGTTGAATTTTTTTCGAGGGTGGGGTCCACATGTTGACTATAGTTTAGATGATGAGTTGAAGAATGTGGAGAAGTTATTGCCAGGGAAGCTAAAAGATGGTTTTGAAAGTATTATTAGGGGTTTGCCAAAAGAAGTGCTTGCAGAGGAAGGGCCAACAGGTCCAAAGGCAAAGAATAATTGGAGCGGGGATGAAGTTTGA
- the LOC127134866 gene encoding hypothetical protein At1g04090 → MTNSPRNSKKSRRPLIETTFKLPGDIPVWPPGDGFANGIIDLGGGLLVSQISTFNKIWTTYEGGPDDLGVTFFEPTGLSDGFFVLGHYCQPNNKPLHGWVLVGKDSSSTANGALKKPLDYKLVCNIKSLQNKQDEQVYIWLPMAPNGYKVVGHVVTTSKDKPSFDRIMCVRSDLTDECVKYKSMKLWGAENKRLNVYDVRPIKGGIEAKGVCVGTFLAQCSGRTKTNSQTLPIVCLKNTNDNRFSSMPNLHQIETLIKAYSPYMYLHPLENYLPSSVEWFFINGALLCEKNKGVINESPIEPTGANLPQGYSSIERFNHDYWLDLPMDVTERERVKKGNLQSSKAYIHVKPMLGGTFTDIVMWVFYPFNGGARAKVAFLNIPLRSKGEHVGDWEHVTLRVSNFSGELWSVYLSQHSKGEWVDSCELEFQNGNRPLVYSSLHGHALFPRPGCVMQGVRGFGIRNDACKSELVMDMVKGFEIVGAEYLGSEIREPHWLNYEMNWGPKEGPKGPKQKDFWKGDER, encoded by the exons ATGACAAATTCTCCTAGGAACTCCAAGAAAAGCAGAAGACCACTCATTGAAACCACATTTAAGCTTCCCGGTGATATACCAGTTTGGCCACCAG GTGATGGATTTGCCAATGGTATAATTGACCTTGGTGGTGGGTTACTAGTATCACAAATTTCAACGTTCAACAAAATCTGGACAACCTATGAAGGTGGACCAGATGATCTTGGAGTTACATTTTTTGAACCAACAGGTCTATCCGATGGCTTCTTTGTTTTAGGACACTACTGCCAACCTAACAACAAGCCTCTTCATGGTTGGGTTCTTGTAGGGAAAGATAGCTCTTCAACCGCGAACGGAGCTTTGAAAAAACCACTTGATTACAAATTGGTATGTAACATAAAGTCTCTGCAAAACAAACAAGACGAACAAGTctatatttggttaccaatggCACCTAATGGCTATAAAGTTGTTGGCCATGTAGTCACAACTTCAAAAGATAAACCTTCATTCGACAGAATCATGTGTGTTAGATCAGACCTAACTGATGAATGTGTCAAATACAAGTCAATGAAGCTTTGGGGAGCAGAAAACAAGAGGCTCAATGTTTATGATGTTAGACCAATCAAAGGAGGCATTGAAGCTAAAGGTGTTTGTGTAGGAACCTTCCTAGCTCAATGTAGTGGAAGGACAAAGACAAATTCTCAAACTTTGCCTATTGTTTGTTTGAAAAATACCAATGATAATAGATTTTCTTCCATGCCTAATTTACATCAAATTGAAACATTGATCAAGGCTTACTCTCCATATATGTACTTACACCCTTTGGAAAATTACCTTCCTTCTTCTGTGGAATGGTTTTTCATCAATGGAGCATTACTCTGCGAGAAAAATAAGGGTGTTATTAATGAGAGTCCAATAGAACCAACCGGTGCGAACCTCCCTCAGGGATACTCATCCATAGAGAGGTTCAACCATGACTATTGGCTGGACCTGCCTATGGATGTAACTGAGAGAGAAAGAGTCAAGAAGGGGAATTTACAAAGTTCCAAAGCTTATATTCATGTCAAACCAATGCTAGGAGGAACTTTCACTGATATAGTGATGTGGGTTTTCTATCCATTTAATGGTGGTGCAAGAGCAAAAGTGGCATTCTTAAACATTCCATTGAGGAGTAAAGGAGAACACGTGGGAGATTGGGAGCATGTAACATTAAGAGTGAGCAATTTTAGTGGAGAATTATGGAGTGTTTATTTATCACAACATAGTAAGGGTGAATGGGTGGATTCATGTGAGCTTGAATTCCAAAATGGTAATAGACCTTTGGTTTATTCTTCATTGCATGGTCATGCATTGTTTCCTAGGCCAGGGTGTGTTATGCAAGGTGTTAGAGGGTTTGGTATAAGGAATGATGCATGTAAAAGTGAGTTGGTGATGGATATGGTTAAAGGGTTTGAAATAGTTGGTGCTGAATATTTGGGGTCAGAGATTAGAGAGCCACATTGGCTGAACTATGAGATGAATTGGGGTCCAAAGGAAGGGCCTAAGGGTCCAAAACAGAAGGATTTTTGGAAAGGTGATGAACGGTGA